From Scleropages formosus chromosome 25, fSclFor1.1, whole genome shotgun sequence, a single genomic window includes:
- the slc25a42 gene encoding mitochondrial coenzyme A transporter SLC25A42 — protein sequence MGNGMQERQGALTQGEVRPLPSAGQSEGYKQGRSVLKSLLSGAFAGAVAKTAVAPLDRTKIMFQVSSNRFSAKEAYKLIYRMYLKEGFFSLWRGNSATMVRVVPYAAIQFCAHEQYKHLLGKRYGFQGKALPPFPRLLAGSLAGTTAAMLTYPLDMVRARMAVTPKEMYGNILHVFVRISREEGMKTLYRGFTPTILGVVPYAGLSFFTYETLKKLHADKSGRSQPYSYERLAFGACAGLIGQSASYPLDVVRRRMQTAGVTGHTYSTIVGTMREIVAEEGVVRGLYKGLSMNWVKGPIAVGISFTTFDLTQILLRKLEQLGYFPR from the exons ATGGGCAACGGCATGCAGGAGCGCCAGGGGGCGCTGACACAGGGCGAAGTGCGGCCCCTCCCGTCCGCCGGCCAGTCAGAG GGCTACAAGCAGGGTCGCTCTGTGCTCAAGTCGTTGCTGTCGGGGGCTTTCGCTGGCGCCGTGGCCAAAACGGCTGTCGCTCCGCTGGACCGAACCAAGATCATGTTCCAAG TGTCCTCAAACAGGTTCTCCGCCAAG GAGGCCTACAAGCTCATCTACCGCATGTACCTGAAGGAGGGCTTCTTCAGCCTGTGGAGGGGCAACTCGGCCACCATGGTGCGCGTCGTGCCCTACGCCGCCATCCAGTTCTGCGCCCACGAGCAGTACAAGCACCTCCTGGGCAAACGCTACGGCTTCCAGGGGAA GGCTCTGCCACCGTTCCCTCGCCTGCTCGCGGGGTCGCTGGCCGGCACCACGGCTGCCATGCTCACGTACCCCCTGGACATGGTGCGTGCCAGGATGGCCGTCACGCCCAAGGAAAT GTACGGCAACATCTTGCACGTGTTTGTGCGCATCTCGCGAGAGGAGGGTATGAAGACGCTTTACCGCGGTTTCACCCCCACCATCTTGGGCGTGGTGCCGTACGCCGGCCTCAGCTTCTTCACCTACGAAACGCTGAAGAAGCTGCACGCAG ACAAGAGTGGCCGTTCGCAGCCCTATTCCTACGAGCGGCTGGCATTCGGCGCGTGCGCTGGGCTCATCGGCCAATCGGCGTCCTACCCGCTGGACGTGGTGCGGCGGCGCATGCAGACGGCCGGGGTCACGGGCCACACCTACAGCACCATTGTGGGCACCATGCGGGAGATCGTGGCCGAGGAGGGCGTGGTGCGCGGCCTCTACAAGGGCCTCAGCATGAACTGGGTCAAGGGCCCCATCGCCGTGGGCATCAGCTTCACCACCTTCGACCTCACGCAGATCCTGCTGCGCAAGCTGGAGCAGCTCGGCTACTTCCCCCGGTAA
- the tmem161a gene encoding transmembrane protein 161A: MALMGVQLVASLLAASVMQRLAPHCSLARWLLCDGSLFRFKHPSEGELCALAGKQMPRAGRRDRRQNGAGDGKPLTVPKDIDLRLETTPVNVADALVLRFFLEYQWLVDFAAYALGVYLFTEGYYCVVDASKEVNIGAIWCVLTVLFSLRTLHLLTSHYFLSEEGGERSVCLAFGFLSLLVAMLVLVVREDYLEFGLEPGFADLFANLEVFANQRGYEWSVPVTKLTVKLFLAAACAFIGALLVFPGLRLAQTHLDAVHMNAHRPFVQVLLHASFLSPVLVLVLWVKPIARDFLENAPVGKSTVTLISSSAFSSVRLWTVVLLCALRLALTRYHLQAYLNLSQKWVEQMKKEAGRIAAIDIQRKVTRVFCYLTVVTLQYLAPILLVLFSTLALKSLGDFSWGLVPGSPGTAPATAPPTAAPPVVPGPGDEDDVDEMDEDIQATVARVTEALSALRAVLTPVFYRGIFAFFTWWVAACQVMSSLFGIYFHQYLMQN; the protein is encoded by the exons ATG gccCTCATGGGGGTGCAGCTGGTGGCGAGCCTCCTGGCGGCGAGCGTCATGCAGAGGTTGGCCCCCCATTGCTCCTTGGCCCGCTGGCTGCTCTGCGACGGCAG CCTCTTCCGCTTCAAACACCCGTCGGAAGGGGAGCTCTGCGCCTTGGCCGGGAAGCAGATGCCCAGAGCCGGCAGGAGGGACAG GAGGCAGAACGGCGCCGGCGACGGCAAACCGCTGACCGTTCCGAAAGACATCGACCTCCGGCTGGAGACGACCCCGGTGAACGTGGCGGACGCTCTCG TTCTGCGTTTCTTCCTCGAGTACCAGTGGCTGGTGGACTTTGCCGCCTACGCCCTGGGCGTCTACCTCTTCACCGAGGGCTACTACTGCGTCGTGGACGCCAGCAAGGAGGTGAACATCGGCGCCATCTGGTGCGTCCTCACCGTCCTCTTCAGCCT GAGGACCCTGCACCTGCTGACCAGCCATTACTTCCTGTCGGAGGAAGGTGGCGAGCGCTCCGTGTGCCTGGCCTTCGGCTTCCTCTCCCTTCTCGTGGCCATGCTGGTTCTGGTGGTGCGGGAGGACTACCTGGAGTTCGGCTTGGAGCCGG GCTTTGCTGATCTGTTTGCGAACCTGGAAGTCTTCGCCAACCAGCGAGGCTACGAGTGGTC GGTCCCCGTGACGAAGCTCACCGTGAAGCTCTTCCTGGCGGCGGCCTGCGCTTTCATCGGCGCCCTGCTCGTCTTCCCGGGGCTCCGTCTGGCTCAGACTCACCTGGACGCGGTTCACATGAACGCCCACCGCCCTTTTGTACA GGTCCTGCTACACGCCAGCTTTCTGTCCCCGGTGTTGGTGCTGGTGCTGTGGGTGAAGCCCATCGCTCGGGACTTCCTGGAGAACGCGCCGGTGGGAAAGAGCACCGTCACTCT CATATCCAGCTCCGCCTTCAGCTCTGTCCGTCTCTGGACCGTCGTGCTCCTCTGTGCTCTGCGCCTGGCGCTAACCCGCTACCACCTGCAGGCGTACCTCAACCTGTCGCAGAAGTGGGTGGAGCAGATGAAGAAGGAAGCCGGCCGCATCGCCGCCATCGACATTCAGAGGAAG GTCACCAGAGTGTTCTGCTACCTGACCGTGGTGACGCTGCAGTACTTGGCCCCCATCCTGCTCGTGCTCTTCTCCACGTTGGCCCTGAAATCTCTCG GTGATTTCTCGTGGGGACTCGTCCCCGGCAGCCCCGGCACCGCGCCGGCCACGGCCCCTCCTACGGCCGCTCCCCCCGTCGTCCCGGGGCCGGGAGACGAAGACGACGTCGATGAGATGGACGAGGACATCCAGGCCACGGTGGCGCGTGTGACAGAGGCCCTCTCAGCTCTGCGTGCCGTCCTCACGCCGGTCTTCTACCGCGGTATCTTCGCTTTCTTCACGTGGTGGGTGGCGGCCTGTCAGGTGATGAGCAGCCTCTTCGGCATCTACTTCCACCAGTACCTCATGCAGAACTGA
- the borcs8 gene encoding BLOC-1-related complex subunit 8 isoform X2, which produces MEEQEMQLKVKRVTDKFTESMYVLANEPSVALYRLQEHVRRSLPELVQHKTDMQSWEEQSQGAIYTVEYACSAVKSMTNSSFYFKSIEGLLHQAIGTRDRIGGGQGRRKRGADAGRPKDDGERQSSGL; this is translated from the exons atggaggagcaggagatgCAGCTCAAAGTAAAGCGAG TGACGGATAAGTTCACCGAGAGCATGTACGTTCTGGCCAACGAGCCGTCCGTGGCGCTCTACCGACTGCAGGAGCACGTGCGCAGGTCGCTGCCGGAGCTCGTGCAGCACAAA ACGGACATGCAGAGCTGGGAGGAGCAGAGCCAGGGGGCCATTTACACGGTGGAGTACGCGTGCAG CGCAGTGAAAAGCATGACCAACAGCAGCTTCTACTTCAAGAGCATCGAGGGTCTTCTGCACCAGGCCATCGGCACGAGGGACCGCATCGGCGGAGGCCAGGGCCGCCG GAAGCGAGGCGCCGACGCCGGCCGTCCGAAGGACGATGGCGAACGGCAGAGTTCTGGGCTCTGA
- the borcs8 gene encoding BLOC-1-related complex subunit 8 isoform X3, whose amino-acid sequence MEEQEMQLKVKRVTDKFTESMYVLANEPSVALYRLQEHVRRSLPELVQHKTDMQSWEEQSQGAIYTVEYACSAVKSMTNSSFYFKSIEGLLHQAIGTRDRIGGGQGRRPLATAPQPPRTSTS is encoded by the exons atggaggagcaggagatgCAGCTCAAAGTAAAGCGAG TGACGGATAAGTTCACCGAGAGCATGTACGTTCTGGCCAACGAGCCGTCCGTGGCGCTCTACCGACTGCAGGAGCACGTGCGCAGGTCGCTGCCGGAGCTCGTGCAGCACAAA ACGGACATGCAGAGCTGGGAGGAGCAGAGCCAGGGGGCCATTTACACGGTGGAGTACGCGTGCAG CGCAGTGAAAAGCATGACCAACAGCAGCTTCTACTTCAAGAGCATCGAGGGTCTTCTGCACCAGGCCATCGGCACGAGGGACCGCATCGGCGGAGGCCAGGGCCGCCG TCCCCTTGCCACTGCACCCCAGCCCCCTCGCACCTCCACCTCCTGA
- the borcs8 gene encoding BLOC-1-related complex subunit 8 isoform X1 gives MEEQEMQLKVKRVTDKFTESMYVLANEPSVALYRLQEHVRRSLPELVQHKTDMQSWEEQSQGAIYTVEYACSAVKSMTNSSFYFKSIEGLLHQAIGTRDRIGGGQGRRDVTSSPSPLATAPQPPRTSTS, from the exons atggaggagcaggagatgCAGCTCAAAGTAAAGCGAG TGACGGATAAGTTCACCGAGAGCATGTACGTTCTGGCCAACGAGCCGTCCGTGGCGCTCTACCGACTGCAGGAGCACGTGCGCAGGTCGCTGCCGGAGCTCGTGCAGCACAAA ACGGACATGCAGAGCTGGGAGGAGCAGAGCCAGGGGGCCATTTACACGGTGGAGTACGCGTGCAG CGCAGTGAAAAGCATGACCAACAGCAGCTTCTACTTCAAGAGCATCGAGGGTCTTCTGCACCAGGCCATCGGCACGAGGGACCGCATCGGCGGAGGCCAGGGCCGCCG TGATGTCACTTCCTCTCCCAGTCCCCTTGCCACTGCACCCCAGCCCCCTCGCACCTCCACCTCCTGA